One window from the genome of Streptomyces sp. NBC_00287 encodes:
- a CDS encoding amino acid deaminase/aldolase — translation MTARAADRARYDRATAHLDAPLAIVDLEAFDANADDLVHRAGGKPIRVASKSVRCRALLERVLARDGFAGIMSFTLAESLWLARSGFDDILLAYPSADRAGFAELTSDPKLASAVTVMIDDPAQLRLIDDARDGGREVVRVCLELDTSLKLLGGRVRVGARRSPLHSPAQVADMAQIVARRPGFEVVGIMAYEGHIAGVGDSIAGRPLRSRAVRLMQATARRELVQRRAEVVRALRTVAPGLKFVNGGGTGSVQFTAAEDCVTEIGAGSGLYVPRLFDNYTSFSGRPAALFAQPVVRRPGVGVVTVLGGGYPASGVAGPDRLPVPYLPEGLRYDPQEGPGEVQTPLLGSPADDLLIGDKVWFRHAKAGELCERFEQLHLIEGDTVTATVPTYRGEGHTFL, via the coding sequence ATGACTGCGCGCGCCGCCGACCGGGCCCGTTACGACCGGGCCACCGCCCATCTCGACGCCCCCCTCGCGATCGTGGACCTGGAGGCCTTCGACGCCAACGCGGACGACCTCGTCCATCGCGCGGGCGGCAAGCCCATCCGCGTCGCCAGCAAGTCCGTCCGCTGCCGGGCCCTGCTCGAACGCGTCCTCGCCCGCGACGGCTTCGCGGGGATCATGTCCTTCACCCTCGCCGAGTCCCTGTGGCTGGCCCGCTCCGGCTTCGACGACATCCTGCTCGCTTACCCGTCCGCCGACCGGGCCGGATTCGCCGAGCTCACCAGCGACCCCAAGCTCGCCTCCGCCGTCACCGTGATGATCGACGACCCGGCACAGCTCCGGCTCATCGACGACGCCCGGGACGGAGGGCGTGAAGTCGTCCGGGTCTGCCTGGAGTTGGACACCTCGCTGAAGCTGCTCGGGGGCCGTGTGCGGGTCGGGGCCCGGCGTTCCCCGCTGCACTCCCCCGCCCAAGTCGCCGACATGGCCCAGATCGTCGCCCGTCGGCCGGGTTTCGAGGTCGTCGGGATCATGGCGTACGAGGGACACATCGCCGGCGTCGGTGACTCCATCGCCGGGCGCCCCCTGCGCTCGCGTGCCGTGCGGCTGATGCAGGCCACCGCGCGCCGGGAACTCGTCCAGCGGCGGGCCGAGGTGGTACGGGCGCTGCGGACCGTGGCGCCGGGGCTGAAGTTCGTCAACGGCGGCGGCACCGGCAGCGTCCAGTTCACCGCCGCCGAGGACTGCGTCACCGAGATCGGCGCCGGGTCGGGACTCTACGTACCGCGCCTGTTCGACAACTACACGTCCTTCAGCGGACGTCCGGCCGCCCTGTTCGCCCAGCCCGTCGTCCGGCGGCCCGGCGTCGGGGTCGTGACCGTCCTCGGCGGCGGCTACCCGGCCTCCGGTGTCGCAGGACCCGACCGGCTGCCGGTGCCGTACCTGCCGGAGGGGCTGCGCTACGACCCCCAGGAGGGCCCCGGCGAGGTCCAGACCCCGCTGCTCGGCTCCCCCGCCGACGATCTGCTGATCGGCGACAAGGTGTGGTTCCGTCACGCCAAGGCGGGTGAACTGTGCGAGCGCTTCGAGCAGTTGCACCTGATCGAGGGCGACACGGTGACGGCGACCGTACCGACGTACCGGGGAGAGGGCCACACCTTCCTCTAG
- a CDS encoding DUF2510 domain-containing protein, producing the protein MTPPPGWYRDPKAPHLERWWDGTAWTEHRRTPEVTAPMPVVAASGRAKAVAVTTAAVVLVAAIVTGAVVLGQGEDESGAEIETAPTYYTQAPESPSPSPTPSPSEPSADDPAVVTDELNGITLPLPDGWVRPKYVADDDVVMTTDGTYDCPGDEGLCRHGLVMSMTVTSNDERSPEALAEQDIKEAAESAYDRDTIGRRPYGGMESHKVVKSGPVAVAGRAGYFVRWRVTTAEGPGGYVQSTVFPSRVGTESPICVRYVFDAGPDGPPLTDMDHITKGIRSVDDPDGGGGVGSSVGPSEG; encoded by the coding sequence ATGACGCCCCCACCCGGCTGGTACCGCGATCCCAAAGCTCCGCATCTGGAGCGCTGGTGGGACGGCACGGCCTGGACCGAACACCGGCGCACACCCGAGGTGACGGCGCCGATGCCGGTCGTGGCGGCCTCCGGGCGGGCCAAGGCCGTCGCCGTCACCACGGCGGCGGTCGTGCTCGTGGCGGCGATCGTCACGGGGGCGGTGGTGCTGGGGCAGGGGGAGGACGAGAGCGGTGCGGAGATCGAGACGGCGCCCACGTACTACACGCAGGCCCCGGAGTCACCTTCTCCTTCCCCTACCCCTTCCCCGAGCGAGCCGTCCGCCGACGACCCGGCCGTCGTGACCGACGAACTCAACGGCATCACATTGCCGTTGCCCGACGGCTGGGTCAGGCCGAAGTACGTCGCGGACGACGACGTCGTCATGACCACGGACGGCACCTACGACTGCCCCGGCGACGAGGGCCTGTGCCGCCACGGCCTCGTCATGTCGATGACGGTCACCTCGAACGACGAGCGGTCCCCCGAGGCGCTGGCCGAGCAGGACATCAAGGAGGCGGCCGAGTCCGCGTACGACCGCGACACGATCGGCCGACGGCCCTACGGCGGCATGGAGTCCCACAAGGTCGTCAAGTCCGGCCCGGTCGCGGTGGCCGGCCGGGCCGGGTACTTCGTGCGCTGGCGGGTCACCACCGCCGAGGGCCCCGGCGGCTACGTCCAGTCGACGGTCTTCCCGTCCCGCGTCGGCACCGAGTCACCGATCTGCGTCCGCTACGTCTTCGACGCGGGCCCGGACGGCCCGCCCCTGACCGACATGGACCACATCACCAAGGGCATCCGGTCCGTCGACGACCCGGACGGGGGCGGGGGAGTGGGCAGCAGCGTGGGTCCGAGCGAGGGCTAG
- a CDS encoding 3-oxoacyl-ACP reductase, which produces MTSATEEIVCRRLVGRTAVITGAGSGIGLATARRLASEGAHVVCGDVDEQRGKAAADEVGGTFVKVDVTDAEQVEALFQTAYDTYGSVDIAFNNAGISPPDDDSILETGLEAWKRVQEVNLTSVYLCCKAAIPYMRRQGKGSIINTASFVARMGAATSQISYTASKGGVLAMSRELGVQFAREGIRVNALCPGPVNTPLLQELFAKDPERAARRLVHIPLGRFAEADEIAAAVAFLASDDSSFVNATDFLVDGGISGAYVTPL; this is translated from the coding sequence GTGACCTCAGCAACCGAAGAGATCGTCTGCCGCCGACTGGTCGGCCGTACCGCCGTCATCACCGGAGCCGGCAGCGGCATCGGCCTCGCCACCGCCCGCCGGCTCGCGTCCGAGGGCGCCCATGTGGTCTGCGGCGACGTCGACGAACAGCGCGGAAAGGCGGCGGCGGACGAGGTCGGCGGCACCTTCGTCAAGGTGGACGTCACCGACGCCGAGCAGGTCGAGGCGCTGTTCCAGACGGCCTACGACACCTACGGCAGCGTCGACATCGCCTTCAACAACGCCGGGATCTCGCCGCCCGACGACGACTCCATCCTGGAGACGGGACTTGAGGCCTGGAAGCGCGTCCAGGAGGTCAACCTCACCTCCGTCTACCTGTGCTGCAAGGCCGCGATCCCGTACATGCGGCGCCAGGGCAAGGGCTCGATCATCAACACGGCGTCGTTCGTGGCGCGGATGGGCGCGGCCACGTCCCAGATCTCGTACACGGCGTCCAAGGGCGGAGTCCTCGCCATGTCCCGCGAACTGGGTGTGCAGTTCGCGAGGGAGGGCATCCGCGTCAACGCCCTCTGCCCCGGCCCGGTGAACACCCCCTTGCTGCAGGAACTGTTCGCCAAGGACCCCGAGCGCGCCGCCCGCCGCCTCGTCCACATTCCGCTGGGCCGGTTCGCCGAGGCCGACGAGATCGCCGCCGCGGTCGCCTTCCTGGCCAGCGACGACTCCTCCTTCGTCAACGCCACCGACTTCCTGGTGGACGGGGGAATTTCCGGGGCGTATGTCACCCCCCTGTAG
- a CDS encoding aldehyde dehydrogenase family protein: protein MSDQLQVLNPATEEVVATIPAASAADVDAAVVRAARAQAQWAALAPADRARLLRRFAVAVDEHLEELAQLEVREAGHTVGNARWEAGNVRDLLDYAAGGVERLTGRQIPVPGGLDVTILEPLGVVGVIAPWNFPMPIAAWGTAPALAAGNAVILKPAETTPLTALRLAELALEAGLPEGLFQVLPGHGPVAGNALVEHPGVAKVVFTGSTAVGKQVLAKGSALLKRVTLELGGKSPNIVFADADIEAAARAAPMSFLDNSGQDCCARTRILVQRTVYDRFLDLLAPSIESVRVGDPADEQTQMGPLISKAQLERVRSYVSGDLEGIRGKAPEGPGFWFPPTVLTGVDPHARVAVEEVFGPVAVVLPFEDEAEAVALANATDYGLSGSIWTRDVGRALRVSQAVRAGNLSVNSHSSVRYWTPFGGFKQSGIGRELGPDALTAFTETKNVFISTEGPAQ, encoded by the coding sequence TTGTCCGACCAGCTCCAGGTACTGAACCCGGCCACCGAAGAGGTCGTCGCCACCATCCCGGCGGCGTCCGCGGCCGACGTGGACGCGGCGGTCGTACGGGCCGCCCGCGCCCAGGCCCAGTGGGCGGCCCTGGCCCCCGCCGACCGGGCCCGACTGCTCCGCCGGTTCGCCGTCGCCGTCGACGAACACCTCGAAGAACTCGCCCAGTTGGAGGTCCGCGAGGCCGGGCACACCGTCGGCAACGCCCGCTGGGAGGCGGGCAACGTCCGTGATCTGCTCGACTACGCGGCGGGCGGCGTGGAGCGGCTGACCGGACGTCAGATCCCGGTCCCCGGCGGCCTCGACGTCACGATCCTCGAACCGCTCGGTGTCGTGGGCGTCATCGCGCCCTGGAACTTCCCGATGCCGATCGCGGCCTGGGGCACGGCCCCGGCGCTGGCCGCGGGCAACGCCGTGATCCTGAAGCCGGCCGAGACGACCCCGCTGACCGCACTCCGCCTGGCCGAACTCGCCCTGGAGGCCGGGCTGCCCGAGGGCCTGTTCCAGGTGCTACCCGGTCATGGTCCCGTCGCGGGCAACGCCCTCGTCGAGCACCCGGGCGTGGCGAAGGTCGTCTTCACGGGGTCAACGGCCGTGGGCAAACAGGTGTTGGCGAAGGGCTCCGCGCTCCTCAAGCGGGTCACCCTCGAACTCGGCGGCAAGAGCCCCAACATCGTCTTCGCCGACGCGGACATCGAGGCCGCCGCCCGGGCCGCGCCCATGTCCTTCCTCGACAACTCAGGACAGGACTGCTGCGCCCGCACGCGCATCCTCGTCCAGCGGACTGTCTACGACCGGTTCCTGGACCTCCTGGCTCCGAGTATCGAGTCGGTGCGCGTGGGCGATCCCGCCGATGAGCAGACACAGATGGGCCCGCTGATCTCCAAGGCACAACTGGAACGCGTCCGTTCGTACGTCTCCGGCGATCTCGAGGGCATTCGTGGCAAAGCCCCCGAGGGCCCCGGCTTCTGGTTCCCGCCCACCGTCCTCACCGGCGTCGACCCGCACGCGCGCGTGGCCGTCGAGGAGGTCTTCGGACCAGTCGCCGTCGTCCTCCCCTTCGAGGACGAGGCGGAGGCCGTGGCGCTCGCCAACGCCACCGACTACGGCCTCTCCGGCTCCATCTGGACCCGGGACGTCGGCCGCGCCCTGCGCGTCTCGCAGGCCGTCCGCGCGGGCAACCTGTCCGTCAACTCCCACTCCAGCGTCCGCTACTGGACCCCCTTCGGCGGCTTCAAGCAGTCCGGTATCGGCCGTGAGCTCGGCCCGGACGCGCTGACCGCCTTCACCGAGACCAAGAACGTCTTCATCAGCACGGAGGGCCCCGCACAGTGA